Proteins found in one Bordetella genomosp. 11 genomic segment:
- a CDS encoding IlvD/Edd family dehydratase: MSSKSSSPSDAAAASGMRKGLTSYGDAGFSLFLRKAFIKGAGLTDDALSRPIVGIANTGSGFNPCHGNMPQLVEAVKRGVMLAGGLPVEFPTISVHESFASPTSMFLRNLMSMDTEEMIRAQPMDAVVLIGGCDKTVPAQLMAAASGKVPAIQLVTGSMLTGSHRGERVGACTDCRRFWGKYRAEEIDDTEIADVNNQLVASVGTCSVMGTASTMACIAEALGIAIPGSASPPAVTADRIRVAERTGAQAVAMIGAQLTPDRILTAQSFENALRVLLAIGGSTNGIIHLTAVAGRLGISLDMEAFDRIGKETPVLVDLKPSGQHYMEDFHKAGGVRTLLRELRPLLHLDALTVTGRTLGEELDDAPPPFPQDVVRPFGQPVFAQGGIAVLRGNLAPGGAIIKQSAATAALMEHEGRAVVFEDLEDLARRVDDDGLDIHADDIMVLKHIGPVGAPGMPEAGYMPIPRKLARAGVKDMVRISDGRMSGTASGSIVLHVTPESAIGGPLALVRNGDRIRLSVQRRELTLLVDDAELARRQAAWQPRPPREGDERGYRKLFLSTVTQADKGCDFDFLRGTKDNGSTPVGKP, encoded by the coding sequence ATGTCATCGAAGTCTTCGTCTCCATCCGATGCGGCCGCCGCCAGCGGCATGCGCAAGGGCCTGACCAGCTACGGCGATGCCGGGTTCTCGCTGTTCCTGCGCAAGGCCTTCATCAAGGGCGCCGGCCTGACCGACGATGCGCTGTCGCGGCCCATCGTCGGCATCGCCAATACGGGCAGCGGCTTCAATCCCTGTCACGGGAATATGCCGCAGTTGGTGGAAGCGGTGAAGCGCGGCGTGATGCTGGCCGGCGGCCTGCCGGTGGAGTTTCCGACCATCTCGGTCCATGAAAGCTTCGCGTCGCCCACGAGCATGTTCCTGCGCAATCTGATGTCCATGGATACGGAGGAAATGATCCGGGCGCAGCCCATGGACGCGGTGGTGCTGATCGGGGGCTGCGACAAGACCGTGCCCGCGCAGCTGATGGCCGCGGCCAGCGGCAAGGTGCCCGCCATCCAGCTGGTTACCGGCTCGATGCTGACCGGCTCGCATCGCGGCGAACGCGTGGGTGCGTGCACCGATTGCCGCCGCTTCTGGGGCAAGTACCGCGCCGAGGAAATCGACGATACCGAGATCGCCGACGTCAACAACCAATTGGTCGCCAGCGTGGGCACGTGTTCCGTGATGGGCACGGCCAGCACCATGGCCTGTATCGCCGAGGCGCTGGGCATCGCGATACCCGGCAGCGCTTCGCCCCCCGCGGTGACGGCCGACCGCATCCGCGTGGCCGAACGCACCGGCGCCCAGGCCGTGGCGATGATAGGCGCGCAACTGACGCCTGACCGCATCCTGACCGCGCAGTCCTTCGAAAACGCACTGCGGGTGCTGCTGGCGATCGGCGGTTCCACCAACGGCATCATCCACCTGACCGCGGTGGCGGGGCGGCTGGGCATCAGCCTGGACATGGAGGCCTTCGACCGTATCGGCAAGGAAACGCCCGTGCTGGTGGACCTGAAGCCGTCCGGGCAGCATTACATGGAAGACTTCCACAAGGCGGGCGGCGTGCGCACGCTGTTGCGCGAATTGCGGCCGCTGCTGCATCTGGATGCGCTGACGGTTACCGGACGCACGCTGGGCGAAGAGCTGGACGACGCGCCGCCGCCTTTCCCGCAGGACGTCGTGCGCCCCTTCGGCCAGCCCGTCTTCGCGCAAGGCGGCATCGCGGTGCTGCGCGGCAACCTGGCGCCCGGCGGCGCGATCATCAAGCAATCCGCCGCCACCGCCGCGCTGATGGAACACGAAGGCCGCGCCGTCGTGTTCGAGGACCTGGAAGACCTGGCCCGGCGCGTGGACGATGACGGCCTGGATATACACGCCGACGACATCATGGTCCTCAAGCATATCGGTCCGGTGGGCGCGCCCGGCATGCCGGAGGCCGGCTACATGCCCATTCCGCGCAAGCTGGCCCGCGCCGGCGTGAAGGACATGGTGCGGATTTCGGACGGGCGCATGAGTGGGACGGCGTCCGGGTCCATCGTGCTGCACGTCACGCCGGAATCCGCCATCGGCGGGCCGTTGGCGCTGGTGCGCAACGGCGACCGCATTCGCCTGAGCGTCCAGCGGCGCGAACTGACGCTGTTGGTCGACGATGCCGAACTGGCGCGCCGCCAGGCGGCCTGGCAACCGCGTCCGCCGCGTGAAGGCGACGAGCGCGGCTATCGCAAACTATTCCTGAGCACGGTGACGCAGGCGGACAAGGGCTGCGACTTCGACTTCCTGCGCGGCACGAAGGACAACGGCAGCACGCCCGTCGGCAAGCCCTAG
- a CDS encoding LysR family transcriptional regulator — protein sequence MDTRYLQSFVTVAESGSFAQAARRLDLTPTAVAARIKALEETLGLSLIKRAGRSVRPTEAGMRILERARALLRDARDLAALAEDDASIGELRLGVFVSAMTSVLPPLLKRLYERHSSLSVFVMPGASVDLCHRVAAGELDAAVVVEPQFAIGKSVRWQSIMEEPLVVVAPAAMKGRDAHELLRTQPFIRYDRSVLGGQLADRYLRDHHIVPHQRLEMDSLLGVAALVDQGLGVALLPDWSSLWSSRYALTRVPLPGRAPVRRVGLVWQTHGARAALAETLLEDARAVFPRAAARRAARGD from the coding sequence ATGGATACCCGATACCTGCAGAGCTTCGTCACGGTCGCCGAAAGCGGTTCGTTCGCCCAGGCGGCGCGGCGGCTGGACCTGACACCGACGGCGGTGGCGGCGCGCATCAAGGCGCTGGAAGAGACCCTGGGCCTGTCGCTGATCAAGCGCGCCGGCCGTTCGGTGCGGCCCACCGAGGCCGGCATGCGCATCCTGGAGCGCGCCCGCGCGCTGCTGCGCGATGCGCGCGACCTGGCGGCCCTTGCCGAGGACGACGCCTCGATCGGCGAGCTGCGCCTGGGCGTATTCGTATCCGCGATGACCAGCGTGCTGCCGCCGCTGCTCAAGCGGCTGTACGAGCGCCATTCCAGCCTGTCGGTGTTCGTCATGCCGGGGGCGTCGGTGGACCTGTGCCATCGCGTGGCGGCCGGCGAACTGGATGCCGCCGTCGTGGTAGAACCGCAATTCGCCATCGGCAAATCCGTGCGCTGGCAATCCATCATGGAGGAACCGCTGGTCGTCGTGGCTCCGGCCGCCATGAAGGGGCGCGACGCGCACGAACTGCTGCGCACCCAGCCCTTCATCCGCTACGACCGCTCCGTCCTGGGCGGGCAGTTGGCGGACCGCTACCTGCGCGATCACCACATCGTGCCGCACCAGCGGCTGGAAATGGACAGCCTGCTCGGCGTCGCCGCCCTGGTGGACCAGGGACTGGGGGTGGCGCTGCTGCCGGACTGGTCTTCGCTGTGGTCGTCGCGCTACGCGCTGACGCGGGTGCCCCTGCCCGGCCGCGCGCCCGTGCGCCGCGTCGGCCTGGTGTGGCAGACGCATGGCGCGCGCGCGGCGCTGGCCGAGACCTTGCTGGAAGACGCGCGCGCGGTGTTTCCGCGTGCCGCGGCGCGCCGCGCGGCACGCGGCGACTGA
- a CDS encoding dihydrodipicolinate synthase family protein, with protein MSHHHDHRLRGVLSPVLTPFNLDRTPSADGLVRHCRALVEQGVGLAVFGTNSEAASMSVAEKRGLLDALLAAGLPPDRMMPGTGACAVPDAIELTRHAVQGGCAGVLVLPPFYYKGVSDEGLFRAYANLIEGVGDDRLRVYLYHIPPVSGVPITLGLIERLLKAYPKQIAGAKDSSGDWHNTEAMVREFAADGFDVFPGSEVFLLPGLRAGAVGCITATANVNAAEIMRVYREWQTPQADAWHERIRQIRGIFQALPMISAMKEAVAWQSGDDAWSIVRPPLVELTEAQGAELRRQLTDADYRMPMAETLAYSKKGDY; from the coding sequence ATGTCCCATCACCACGACCATCGCTTGCGCGGCGTCCTGTCGCCTGTCCTCACGCCGTTCAACCTGGACCGCACGCCCAGCGCGGACGGGCTGGTGCGCCACTGCCGCGCGCTGGTCGAACAGGGCGTGGGGCTGGCGGTCTTCGGTACCAATTCGGAAGCCGCGTCGATGTCCGTCGCCGAAAAGCGCGGGCTGCTGGACGCGCTGCTGGCGGCCGGCCTGCCGCCGGACCGCATGATGCCCGGCACCGGCGCCTGCGCCGTGCCGGACGCGATCGAGCTGACGCGCCATGCGGTGCAGGGCGGTTGCGCGGGCGTGCTGGTGCTGCCGCCGTTCTATTACAAGGGCGTTAGCGACGAGGGCCTGTTCCGTGCCTATGCCAACCTGATCGAAGGCGTGGGCGACGACAGGCTGCGGGTGTACCTGTATCACATCCCTCCCGTCAGCGGCGTACCGATCACCCTGGGGCTGATCGAGCGCCTGCTGAAGGCCTATCCCAAGCAGATCGCGGGCGCCAAGGACAGTTCCGGCGACTGGCATAACACCGAGGCAATGGTGCGCGAATTCGCGGCGGACGGCTTCGACGTATTCCCGGGCAGCGAAGTCTTCCTGCTGCCGGGACTGCGCGCCGGCGCGGTCGGCTGCATTACCGCCACGGCCAACGTCAACGCGGCGGAGATCATGCGCGTCTATCGGGAATGGCAGACGCCGCAGGCGGACGCCTGGCACGAGCGTATCCGCCAGATCCGCGGCATCTTCCAGGCGCTGCCCATGATTTCGGCGATGAAGGAAGCGGTGGCCTGGCAATCCGGCGACGACGCCTGGTCCATCGTGCGCCCGCCGCTGGTCGAGTTGACCGAAGCCCAGGGGGCGGAACTGCGGCGCCAGCTGACGGACGCGGATTACCGGATGCCGATGGCGGAGACGCTGGCGTATTCCAAAAAAGGGGACTATTGA
- a CDS encoding amidohydrolase family protein: MNQAPAFDLMIAGVTALTADPVRPCIEHACIGVRDGRIAWIDDAPPPGATATRTLDGAGRVATPGFVNVHTHSVLTMVRGVAADLGFAPSYTPGIPKASHLDDEQACALARLGAMEALLAGSTVIGDHFTHADSTTDAIAGLGARIAASWRILDVDFDRVARRREWVHEPAIGESLLERGLQLADRWAGHPRVSVQLAAHAADTCSDRLLARIADHAGRRGLRVNTHLGQSQAEVDRVHARSGKTSTQVMDEAGLLNDRLIAGHCIYVTPEDAARLAAAGVHVAHIPKCNAASGRLAPTPMLRRAGLNMALATDTQHGDMIELMRWALATARIQEGKVDESWQPADVFHMATQGGADAMGWGDRLGSLTVGKEADIVLLDADRPHWVPLTNPVGTLVHTGQGRDVETVIVAGQVVVEQGRPVHADLERICEDGRRAARQVWDKARQEATGA; this comes from the coding sequence ATGAACCAGGCACCCGCTTTCGACCTGATGATCGCGGGCGTCACCGCGCTGACCGCGGACCCCGTGCGTCCCTGCATCGAACACGCCTGCATCGGGGTGCGCGACGGCCGCATCGCCTGGATCGACGACGCGCCGCCGCCCGGCGCCACCGCGACACGCACGCTGGACGGCGCGGGCCGCGTCGCCACGCCCGGCTTCGTCAACGTCCACACCCATTCCGTCCTGACGATGGTGCGCGGCGTCGCCGCGGACCTGGGTTTCGCGCCCTCCTACACCCCCGGCATCCCGAAAGCCTCGCACCTGGATGACGAACAGGCTTGCGCGCTGGCGCGGCTGGGCGCGATGGAAGCCCTGCTGGCCGGATCCACCGTCATAGGCGACCACTTCACGCACGCCGACAGCACCACGGACGCCATCGCCGGCCTGGGCGCGCGCATCGCCGCCAGCTGGCGCATCCTGGATGTGGATTTCGACCGCGTCGCGCGCAGGCGCGAATGGGTGCACGAACCGGCCATCGGCGAATCGCTGCTGGAACGGGGCCTGCAACTGGCGGACCGCTGGGCCGGCCATCCGCGCGTCAGCGTGCAGCTCGCCGCCCACGCCGCGGACACCTGTTCGGACCGCTTGCTGGCACGGATCGCCGATCACGCCGGACGGCGCGGGCTGCGCGTCAACACGCATCTGGGCCAGAGCCAGGCCGAGGTCGACCGGGTGCATGCGCGCAGCGGCAAGACGTCGACACAGGTCATGGACGAAGCCGGCCTGCTGAACGACCGGCTGATCGCCGGCCACTGCATCTACGTCACGCCGGAGGACGCCGCCCGGCTGGCCGCCGCCGGCGTGCACGTTGCGCACATCCCCAAATGCAACGCGGCGTCGGGTCGCCTGGCCCCGACGCCCATGCTGCGCCGGGCCGGCCTGAACATGGCGCTGGCCACCGACACGCAGCACGGCGACATGATCGAACTGATGCGCTGGGCGCTGGCGACGGCGCGCATCCAGGAAGGCAAGGTCGACGAATCCTGGCAGCCGGCGGATGTTTTCCACATGGCCACGCAGGGCGGCGCCGACGCGATGGGATGGGGCGATCGCCTGGGCAGCCTGACCGTGGGCAAGGAAGCGGACATCGTGCTGCTCGATGCCGATCGCCCGCACTGGGTACCGTTGACCAATCCGGTCGGTACCCTGGTCCACACCGGCCAGGGGCGCGATGTGGAGACCGTCATCGTCGCCGGACAGGTCGTCGTCGAGCAAGGCCGTCCCGTGCATGCGGACCTGGAACGCATCTGCGAGGACGGACGGCGCGCGGCGCGGCAGGTGTGGGACAAGGCGCGGCAGGAGGCAACCGGCGCCTGA
- the hydA gene encoding dihydropyrimidinase encodes MPDAPRQARGAADERPYDLVVRHARVATAGDIFEADIGIRDGRIAALARGLPPGAREIDAAGRWVLPGGVDAHCHLAQKTGDDSVMADDFLSGTRSAACGGTTTVIPFAAQLKGESLVQAVRDYHALADGRACIDYAFHMIVSDATPRVTEEELPALIEQGYTSFKIYMTYDDLKLDDRQILDVLYVARRHGAMTMIHAESSDCIAWLADRMLAEGLDTPPYHALSRPPVAEREATHRAISLAELLDTPILIVHVSGPDAIEQIRWAQTRGLKIYAETCPQYLFLTAADLEGDLLEGARCICSPPPRDHAAQQAVWNGLANGTFQVFSSDHAPFRFEGPGGKKPQGDHTSFNHVPNGIPGLETRLPLLFSEGVLDGRMDINTFVALTSTQPAKLYGLYPRKGTIAIGADADMVIWDTGITRVIRNAELHHNVDYTPYEGRTVRAWPAITLSRGQVVYADGAFHGHSGHGRFLPCERPAPARPRRAAGRHAPWLAALSRMDPIETGSDGTLPGNDAAAGGSA; translated from the coding sequence ATGCCGGATGCGCCACGCCAGGCGCGCGGCGCGGCGGATGAACGGCCCTACGACCTGGTGGTGCGCCATGCGCGCGTGGCCACCGCGGGCGATATCTTCGAAGCCGACATCGGTATCCGCGACGGCCGTATCGCCGCGCTGGCGCGCGGCCTGCCGCCGGGCGCGCGGGAAATCGATGCGGCCGGCCGCTGGGTGCTGCCGGGCGGCGTGGACGCCCACTGCCACCTGGCGCAGAAGACGGGCGACGATTCGGTCATGGCCGACGATTTCCTGTCCGGCACACGCTCGGCCGCCTGCGGCGGCACCACCACCGTCATTCCCTTCGCCGCGCAGTTGAAGGGCGAATCGCTGGTGCAGGCGGTGCGCGACTACCATGCGCTGGCCGACGGCCGCGCCTGCATCGACTATGCCTTCCACATGATCGTTTCCGACGCGACGCCGCGCGTCACGGAAGAGGAACTGCCGGCGCTGATCGAACAGGGCTATACGTCGTTCAAGATCTACATGACCTACGACGACCTGAAGCTGGACGACCGCCAGATCCTGGACGTGCTGTACGTCGCGCGGCGCCATGGCGCGATGACCATGATCCACGCGGAAAGCAGCGACTGCATCGCCTGGCTGGCGGACCGCATGCTGGCCGAAGGGCTCGACACGCCGCCCTATCATGCGCTGTCGCGGCCGCCGGTGGCCGAGCGCGAAGCGACGCACCGGGCGATTTCGCTGGCCGAGCTGCTCGATACGCCGATACTGATCGTGCATGTGTCCGGACCGGACGCGATCGAGCAGATCCGCTGGGCGCAGACGCGCGGCCTGAAGATCTATGCCGAGACCTGCCCGCAGTACCTGTTCCTGACGGCGGCGGACCTGGAAGGCGACCTGCTGGAGGGCGCGCGCTGCATCTGCAGCCCGCCGCCGCGCGACCATGCCGCCCAGCAGGCCGTGTGGAACGGCCTGGCCAACGGCACCTTCCAGGTATTCTCGTCCGACCACGCCCCCTTCCGCTTCGAAGGACCGGGCGGAAAGAAGCCGCAAGGCGACCATACGTCCTTCAACCATGTCCCCAACGGCATACCGGGACTGGAAACGCGCCTGCCGCTGCTGTTTTCCGAGGGCGTGCTGGACGGCCGCATGGACATCAACACCTTCGTCGCGCTGACCTCCACGCAGCCCGCCAAACTCTACGGCCTGTATCCGCGCAAGGGCACCATCGCCATCGGCGCGGATGCCGATATGGTGATCTGGGACACCGGAATCACGCGTGTCATCCGCAACGCCGAACTCCATCACAACGTCGACTACACGCCTTACGAGGGCCGCACCGTGCGCGCGTGGCCGGCGATAACGCTCAGCCGCGGCCAGGTCGTCTACGCGGACGGCGCCTTCCACGGCCATTCCGGCCATGGCCGCTTCCTGCCCTGCGAGCGGCCGGCGCCGGCGCGCCCGCGCCGCGCGGCCGGCCGGCACGCGCCCTGGCTTGCCGCCCTGTCCCGCATGGACCCCATCGAGACAGGCTCGGACGGGACGCTCCCAGGCAACGACGCGGCCGCCGGAGGCTCCGCATGA
- a CDS encoding maleate cis-trans isomerase family protein: protein MTTKRLLLGMLTPSSNTVLEPVTSAMLAGLDDASAHFGRFPVTEIALSDRALAQFDDTPILRAAELLAHAKMDVICWNGTSSGWLGFDADVELCRRIEAATGIKACTSVLALNEIFERTKVRKYALVTPYTDDVQTRILANYAGAGYECVAERHLGRRDNFSFSEVDADTLRGMVREAAKARPDAISIFCTNLRGAPLVEELERETGIPIYDTIATAVWKSLRLAGGDARRVQGWGSLFQEVA from the coding sequence ATGACCACGAAACGCTTGCTGCTGGGCATGCTGACCCCCTCCTCCAACACCGTGCTGGAGCCGGTGACCAGCGCCATGCTCGCCGGGCTGGACGATGCCAGCGCGCATTTCGGCCGCTTTCCCGTCACGGAAATCGCCCTGTCGGACCGCGCGCTGGCGCAATTCGACGACACCCCCATCCTGCGCGCGGCCGAACTGCTGGCGCACGCGAAAATGGACGTGATCTGCTGGAACGGCACATCGTCCGGCTGGCTGGGATTCGACGCGGACGTCGAATTGTGCCGGCGCATCGAAGCCGCCACCGGCATCAAGGCCTGCACATCGGTGCTGGCGCTGAACGAAATCTTCGAACGCACCAAGGTCAGGAAGTACGCGCTGGTCACGCCGTACACGGATGACGTCCAGACGCGCATCCTGGCCAACTACGCCGGCGCCGGCTACGAATGCGTCGCCGAACGCCATCTGGGCAGGCGCGACAATTTTTCATTCTCCGAGGTCGACGCCGACACGCTGCGCGGCATGGTGCGCGAGGCGGCCAAGGCCAGGCCGGACGCGATCTCGATCTTCTGCACCAACCTGCGCGGCGCGCCGCTGGTGGAAGAACTGGAACGCGAAACCGGCATCCCCATCTACGACACCATCGCCACGGCGGTATGGAAGTCCCTGCGGCTGGCCGGCGGCGACGCGCGGCGGGTACAGGGCTGGGGATCGCTGTTCCAGGAGGTGGCATGA
- a CDS encoding ABC transporter ATP-binding protein has product MSHVVFESIGKTFYDARRNTELLTLKDVSLSVGRHELLCLLGPSGCGKSTLLNMLAGFEHPTTGRVTVEGKPVTRPGADRGMVFQQATLMPWLPVWDNVAFPYRLRGKSKDERRKLAQPYIDLVGLTGFEDHYPSELSGGMSQRVGIARALLLNPGVILMDEPFAALDAQTKADIQEELVSIWQKSQSTIVFVTHSVEEALILGTQVAVMTHRPGRIRELIPVDLPRPRDTTSAVFNELKRHVLSLIREEAALARAA; this is encoded by the coding sequence ATGAGCCACGTCGTTTTCGAAAGCATAGGCAAGACCTTCTACGACGCGCGCCGCAATACCGAGCTGCTGACGCTGAAGGATGTGTCGCTGAGCGTCGGCCGCCACGAATTGCTGTGCCTGCTGGGGCCGTCCGGCTGCGGCAAGTCCACGCTGCTGAATATGCTGGCCGGCTTCGAACATCCCACCACGGGCAGGGTGACCGTGGAAGGCAAACCCGTCACGCGGCCCGGCGCGGACCGTGGCATGGTTTTCCAGCAGGCCACCCTGATGCCGTGGCTGCCGGTCTGGGACAACGTGGCCTTTCCCTATCGCCTGCGCGGCAAGTCCAAGGACGAACGGCGCAAGCTGGCGCAGCCCTATATCGACCTGGTGGGCCTGACCGGTTTCGAGGACCACTACCCGTCCGAACTGTCCGGCGGCATGAGCCAGCGCGTGGGCATCGCGCGCGCGCTGCTGCTCAACCCGGGGGTGATCCTGATGGACGAACCCTTCGCCGCGCTGGACGCGCAGACCAAGGCCGACATCCAGGAGGAACTCGTCTCCATCTGGCAGAAGTCGCAATCGACGATCGTGTTCGTCACGCACAGCGTCGAAGAGGCGCTGATCCTGGGCACCCAGGTCGCCGTCATGACGCATCGGCCCGGCCGCATCCGCGAACTGATACCCGTCGACCTGCCGCGCCCGCGCGACACCACATCCGCCGTGTTCAACGAGCTCAAGCGCCATGTGCTGTCGCTTATCCGCGAAGAAGCCGCGCTGGCGCGCGCCGCGTGA
- a CDS encoding ABC transporter permease, producing the protein MRLFAHKERLVVPVVVLLAWEAFSRSGLIPPALLPAPSRVLLTWADWIFGTDGSTQSYSGEWLPAAFASLLRVLAGYAIAAASGILLGIAIGWWRWVEKTIEPTIQVLRPIPPVSWIPLAIIWFGIANKPAIFLVFLGAFFPILMNTIHGVKNVDRNLIRAAAMMDATQWQLLRHVVLPAALPSIFSGLRIAIGSAWMLTVTAEMVAVKSGLGYSLWDSYYFLRYDMVIAAMVSIGLLGYLSDLLLKTIMNACLHWQRGSTLQGSQQAARSPR; encoded by the coding sequence ATGCGTCTATTCGCCCACAAAGAGCGGCTGGTGGTCCCGGTCGTCGTCCTGCTCGCCTGGGAGGCATTCTCCCGGTCCGGGCTGATCCCGCCCGCGCTGCTGCCCGCGCCCTCGCGCGTGCTGCTGACCTGGGCCGACTGGATATTCGGCACCGACGGCAGCACCCAGTCGTACAGCGGCGAATGGCTGCCGGCCGCCTTCGCCAGCCTGCTGCGCGTGCTGGCCGGCTACGCGATCGCGGCGGCCAGCGGCATTCTGCTGGGCATCGCCATCGGCTGGTGGCGCTGGGTGGAAAAGACCATCGAGCCGACGATACAGGTGCTGCGGCCGATACCGCCCGTGTCGTGGATTCCGCTGGCCATCATCTGGTTCGGCATCGCCAACAAGCCGGCGATCTTCCTGGTCTTCCTGGGCGCCTTCTTTCCGATCCTGATGAATACCATCCATGGCGTGAAGAACGTCGACCGCAACCTGATCCGCGCCGCCGCCATGATGGATGCCACGCAATGGCAGCTGCTGCGCCACGTCGTGCTGCCCGCCGCGCTGCCCAGCATTTTTTCGGGGCTGCGCATCGCCATCGGCTCGGCATGGATGCTGACCGTCACGGCGGAAATGGTGGCGGTCAAGAGCGGCCTGGGATATTCGCTGTGGGATTCGTATTACTTCCTGCGCTACGACATGGTCATTGCCGCCATGGTCAGCATCGGCCTGCTCGGCTATCTGTCCGACCTGCTGCTGAAGACCATCATGAACGCCTGCCTGCACTGGCAGCGCGGATCCACGCTGCAAGGCAGCCAGCAGGCCGCCAGGAGTCCACGATGA
- a CDS encoding ABC transporter substrate-binding protein: MSFIKAVAAIALAALAGSHGAAQAADPEIKLGFAKCAHCVPMGLTPQLAKGVTIDATAFTSGNDVLTALVSKSIDVAQVTYLHFVTALDKGFDVVAISGQVNGGSEMLSAPALNLKADDWDSLKKLIAERKKAGQPLRVAASRGNAQDLHMRGVLATHGINPDKDVQFINIPNPADHAAALQRNEIDLVSTVEPFASQIRMTGAGKHFDFPYDQAAGKLTNLIVTRSDVIKAKPQAVQATVDAVVTLVDKLKTDRQVWMDSITKYTALDPKVAAAALDNAYPDYAMYQKQTLAIAKMMKDLHYVSTDVTGQIPAHMDYSFLVKATGKPKSELGD; this comes from the coding sequence ATGTCTTTCATCAAAGCGGTGGCAGCCATCGCCCTGGCGGCCTTGGCCGGGTCACACGGCGCGGCCCAGGCCGCCGACCCGGAAATCAAACTCGGTTTCGCCAAATGCGCGCACTGCGTGCCCATGGGCCTGACCCCGCAGCTCGCCAAGGGCGTGACCATAGACGCCACCGCCTTTACCTCCGGCAACGACGTGCTGACGGCGCTGGTGTCCAAGAGCATCGACGTCGCCCAGGTCACTTACCTGCATTTCGTCACCGCGCTGGACAAGGGCTTCGATGTCGTGGCGATTTCCGGCCAGGTGAACGGCGGCTCCGAAATGCTGTCCGCGCCCGCCCTGAACCTGAAGGCCGACGATTGGGACAGCCTGAAGAAGCTGATCGCCGAACGCAAAAAGGCCGGCCAGCCGCTGCGCGTGGCCGCCTCGCGCGGCAACGCCCAGGACCTGCACATGCGCGGCGTGCTCGCCACGCACGGCATCAATCCGGACAAGGACGTGCAGTTCATCAATATCCCCAACCCCGCCGACCACGCGGCCGCCCTGCAGCGCAATGAAATCGACCTGGTGTCCACGGTGGAACCTTTCGCGTCGCAGATCCGCATGACCGGCGCCGGCAAGCATTTCGATTTCCCCTACGACCAGGCCGCCGGCAAGCTGACGAACCTGATCGTTACCCGCTCCGACGTCATCAAGGCCAAGCCCCAGGCGGTACAGGCCACGGTCGATGCCGTGGTAACCCTGGTCGACAAGCTGAAGACCGACCGCCAGGTGTGGATGGACAGCATTACCAAGTACACGGCGCTGGATCCCAAGGTCGCCGCCGCCGCCCTGGACAACGCCTATCCCGACTACGCGATGTACCAGAAGCAGACGCTGGCGATCGCCAAGATGATGAAGGACCTGCACTACGTGTCGACCGACGTCACCGGCCAGATCCCGGCGCACATGGACTACAGCTTCCTGGTCAAGGCCACCGGCAAACCGAAGAGCGAACTCGGCGATTGA
- a CDS encoding GntR family transcriptional regulator, whose amino-acid sequence MDSQIDKSSSSRRPDSDGAPSAMLANEEIYRRLQQAVFEHRLLPGTRLVEDHLAEVTGSTRGRIRQVLARLAHENLVTLVPNRGAFIAKPSVEEAREVFAMRHMIEPPMAELLARAPKPAQIHRLRAHVRQEAAARASGERSVIIRLSGEFHLLMAELTGNRILMRTLRELCAQTCLVITLYDKPNTPACPYHEHEDVIDAIEARDSGRAASLMRHHLQHIEATLALEEPEVAPRVDLQSLFAG is encoded by the coding sequence ATGGACTCCCAGATCGACAAGAGCTCGTCTTCCCGCCGCCCCGATAGCGACGGCGCGCCGTCCGCCATGCTGGCCAACGAAGAGATCTACCGCAGGCTCCAGCAGGCGGTGTTCGAACACCGCCTGCTGCCCGGCACGCGCCTGGTGGAAGACCATCTGGCCGAGGTCACCGGCAGCACACGCGGGCGCATCCGCCAGGTGCTGGCACGCCTCGCGCACGAAAACCTGGTCACCCTGGTGCCGAACCGCGGCGCCTTCATCGCCAAGCCCAGCGTCGAGGAGGCGCGCGAGGTCTTCGCCATGCGCCATATGATCGAGCCGCCCATGGCCGAGCTGCTGGCGCGCGCGCCCAAGCCGGCGCAGATCCATCGCCTGCGCGCCCATGTGCGGCAGGAAGCCGCGGCGCGCGCCTCCGGCGAGCGATCCGTCATCATTCGCCTGTCCGGCGAATTCCACCTGCTGATGGCGGAGCTAACCGGCAATCGCATCCTGATGCGCACGCTGCGCGAGCTGTGCGCGCAGACCTGCCTGGTCATCACGCTGTACGACAAGCCCAATACGCCCGCGTGTCCCTATCACGAGCACGAGGACGTCATCGATGCCATCGAAGCGCGCGACAGCGGGCGGGCCGCCAGCCTGATGCGCCACCACCTGCAGCACATCGAAGCCACGCTGGCGCTGGAGGAACCCGAAGTCGCGCCGCGCGTGGACCTGCAGTCGCTGTTCGCCGGCTGA